The following coding sequences are from one Mytilus trossulus isolate FHL-02 chromosome 8, PNRI_Mtr1.1.1.hap1, whole genome shotgun sequence window:
- the LOC134681950 gene encoding uncharacterized protein LOC134681950, with the protein MVLSGHSFVSRGLEFHHQLNFNSFDFKIDADGDEYVMVNHETTQKNIQGGVSSEEAASDKFMYSNVAEKRFCPLAALKELIAKTDPNAKSLFNRIVKDLDVSSSASVWYTTQALAQRTYSGLMSDICKNAKCSKVYTAHCLRATAIQCMNDAGHELRHIMYMTGHRNESSIRSYNRHCSVGQKKSLSLTLSRIATGNDATSVQPTAPTSTALCPNSGFVYQNVIPSSQNTANLTSTLNSAGIMNNSMFSSCTFHINLPSTTTHQS; encoded by the coding sequence ATGGTATTGTCTGGCCATTCATTTGTATCTAGAGGTTTAGAGTTCCACCACCAGCTGAATTTTAACTCTTTTGACTTCAAAATAGATGCAGATGGTGACGAGTATGTCATGGTTAATCATGAAACAACCCAGAAAAACATTCAGGGTGGTGTGTCAAGTGAAGAAGCCGCTTCAGATAAGTTCATGTATTCCAATGTGGCTGAAAAGAGATTTTGTCCACTTGCTGCATTGAAAGAACTCATAGCAAAAACAGACCCAAATGCCAAATCCCTTTTCAATCGCATTGTAAAGGACTTGGATGTCAGCAGCAGTGCAAGCGTATGGTATACAACACAAGCATTAGCTCAGCGTACATACAGTGGTTTAATGTCGGATATTTGCAAGAATGCAAAATGTAGTAAGGTTTACACTGCTCACTGCTTACGAGCTACAGCAATACAATGTATGAACGACGCCGGACATGAATTGAGACATATAATGTATATGACTGGGCATCGAAATGAATCATCCATAAGAAGTTACAACCGTCACTGTTCCGTAGGCCAGAAAAAATCTCTAAGTCTTACCTTGTCGAGAATTGCAACTGGTAATGATGCCACCTCAGTTCAACCGACTGCTCCAACTTCCACCGCTCTCTGTCCTAACTCAGGTTTTGTCTATCAAAATGTTATTCCTTCGAGTCAGAATACTGCCAACTTGACAAGCACTCTGAATAGTGCAGGAATTATGAATAATTCTATGTTTTCTAGCTGTACATTCCATATCAACCTCCCAAGCACAACTACACATCAAAGTTAG